The following are encoded in a window of Candida dubliniensis CD36 chromosome 4, complete sequence genomic DNA:
- a CDS encoding NADH:ubiquinone oxidoreductase (significant similarity also to large regions in C. albicans orf19.2671 (~~60% identity);~Similar to S. cerevisiae NDI1;~In S. cerevisiae: transfers electrons from NADH to ubiquinone in the respiratory chain, but does not pump protons), with translation MADLTEQLPKGYDDLSTPTIFNDRNLHPIAKSFTTNILIVGGAYSGLSALRSLQLRLDEQIELFKQKQPSSPARKLSLTIVEPRNGLLNILGIPKSIVDSAFAKTQFVPFKDLHNCQFTNIFSDSQDEYDISWFGNDNEWLDINYVHGRVTYLDQHKAQYTLGSPASEKAIIEFDYVILATGRDRNWPTTPSATTYRQYMLEMDNTRQEITNADTISVIGAGAVGIEFAGDIKTEFPHKTVNLIHPHECFPQEPLSNEFKKLTQDSLERAGINVYLNTRIKPELIEKRHGDLATTNNKIIHSNLNIWSCSKHNNIGFLSQHICENYVTSTKNLSVNQYLQLYSPETNTTIKNFFVLGDLVELPIIKSAGWAMYMGRQVANNLSHLIFNGVFVEPFPDLNAIPYGMVIVGGNNEIISELAGEVEVDNEHYKQEYEDYCIGKIRATIDM, from the coding sequence atGGCGGACCTCACGGAACAACTACCTAAAGGATATGACGATTTGTCAACACCTACTATATTCAACGACAGGAATTTGCATCCAATTGCAAAATCATTCACCACAAACATTCTTATAGTTGGTGGGGCTTATAGTGGGTTATCTGCTTTGAGGTCTCTACAGCTACGTTTAGATGAGCAAATAGAACTCTTTAAACAAAAGCAGCCATCCTCACCAGCCAGGAAATTGTCACTTACCATAGTAGAGCCACGAAATGGGCTATTGAACATCCTTGGCATCCCTAAATCAATTGTGGATTCTGCATTTGCAAAGACCCAATTTGTCCCTTTCAAGGACCTACACAATTGTCAGTTCACCAACATATTTTCTGATTCCCAGGACGAGTACGACATATCGTGGTTTGGCAACGACAATGAATGGCTCGACATAAACTATGTGCATGGAAGAGTGACATATTTGGACCAGCACAAGGCACAGTATACACTTGGGTCACCTGCATCTGAGAAGGCCATTATTGAGTTTGACTATGTGATTTTGGCCACGGGGCGAGATAGAAATTGGCCCACTACGCCTCTGGCCACGACATACCGCCAGTACATGCTTGAAATGGATAATACACGACAGGAGATTACCAATGCCGATACCATCAGCGTTATTGGTGCTGGGGCGGTGGGTATTGAGTTTGCTGGGGATATCAAGACCGAGTTCCCACACAAGACCGTCAATCTTATCCACCCACACGAATGTTTCCCACAGGAACCGTTGTCCAACGAGTTCAAAAAGCTCACACAGGACTCACTTGAACGAGCAGGCATAAATGTGTATCTAAACACCAGAATCAAACCTGAATTGATAGAGAAACGTCATGGCGACCTTGCAACgacaaacaataaaataatccATTCCAACTTAAACATATGGAGCTGTTCCaaacacaacaacattGGGTTCCTCTCTCAGCACATCTGTGAGAATTACGTGACAAGCACTAAAAACTTGTCCGTCAACCAATACTTGCAGTTGTACAGTCCCGAAACAAACACCACAATCAAAAACTTTTTTGTGTTGGGAGATTTAGTGGAGTTGCCAATTATCAAGTCTGCCGGATGGGCCATGTACATGGGCCGACAAGTGGCAAACAATTTGAGCCATTTGATATTCAATGGGGTTTTTGTTGAACCGTTCCCGGACTTGAATGCGATTCCGTACGGGATGGTGATTGTTGGTGGCAACAACGAGATTATCAGCGAACTAGCAGGCGAGGTTGAAGTTGACAATGAACATTATAAACAAGAGTATGAGGACTACTGTATAGGTAAGATTAGAGCAACCATAGATATGTAA